The proteins below come from a single Cannabis sativa cultivar Pink pepper isolate KNU-18-1 chromosome 3, ASM2916894v1, whole genome shotgun sequence genomic window:
- the LOC115710015 gene encoding uncharacterized protein LOC115710015, translating to MSNVEKETDEKKGGGEILFCGGTSWETIGRKKGPVEGNLVSPTRLRSLLNVDIRFVASGCASCHCVALDVEGRCFTWGRNEKGQLGVGDKIQRDRPTLVSQLSKYKIVQASAGRNHTVVVAENGESLAFGWNKHGQLGIGSTKNEFEPSPVSCLVSDVKTTACGADFTVWLSSVEGASILTAGLPQYGQLGHGTDNEYNTKDGSVKLAYEAQPRPKPIASLSGETIVKVACGTNHTIAVDANGHVYSWGFGGYGRLGHREQKDEWEPRRVDVFQRQNVLPPDAVISAGSVNSACTAAGGQLYMWGKLKNTGDDWMYPKPVLDLSGWNLRCMDSGNMHHFVGADQSCISWGQAQNGELGYGPMGQKSSAIPKKVDILEGMYVISVACGLSHSMVVVDRTNVADQLSQLDIYDGKAFEEGTEEEPANQTQPATKKKRKNAKDEEDNDDDDLAENGHKGKRGGKVSANKSSKAPAARGKTGKGKSGRSRKS from the exons ATGTCGAACGTTGAGAAAGAGACAGACGAGAAGAAAGGGGGAGGAGAGATTTTGTTCTGCGGCGGAACGTCATGGGAAACGATCGGTCGGAAAAAGGGACCCGTCGAAGGCAATTTGGTTTCCCCAACTCGACTCAGATCTCTTCTCAATGTCGACATTCGTTTCGTTGCATCTGGTTGTGCTTCGTGTCATTGTGTGGCGTTGGATGTTGAAGGACGTTGCTTTACTTGGGGACGTAATGAGAAGGGGCAATTGGGTGTTGGTGATAAGATTCAACGTGATAGACCCACTCTTGTGTCTCAACTATCAAA GTACAAAATTGTTCAAGCTTCAGCTGGGAGGAATCACACAGTTGTAGTTGCCGAAAATGGAGAGTCCCTAGCCTTTGGTTGGAACAAACATGGACAACTGGGAATAGGCTCGACAAAAAATGAATTTGAACCATCTCCAGTTAGTTGTCTTGTGTCTGATGTGAAAACTACTGCATGTGGGGCTGATTTCACCGTTTGGTTATCTTCGGTTGAAGGAGCTTCTATACTGACCGCGGGTCTCCCACAATATGGGCAACTTGGGCACGGGACTGACAACGAGTACAATACTAAAGATGGCTCGGTGAAGCTTGCTTACGAAGCTCAACCTCGCCCCAAACCAATAGCTTCCCTTTCGGGGGAAACAATTGTTAAAGTTGCGTGTGGAACAAACCATACAATTGCTGTGGATGCAAATGGTCATGTTTACTCATGGGGATTTGGTGGTTATGGAAGACTTGGACATAGGGAGCAGAAGGATGAGTGGGAACCTCGCCGTGTTGATGTTTTCCAGAGGCAAAATGTTTTACCTCCCGACGCTGTTATATCTGCTGGCTCTGTTAATTCTGCGTGTACTGCTGCTGGAGGCCAGTTATACATGTGGGGGAAATTAAAGAATACAGGTGACGATTGGATGTATCCTAAACCGGTCTTGGATCTAAGCGGTTGGAATTTACGTTGTATGGATTCAGGTAACATGCACCATTTTGTTGGAGCTGATCAGTCATGTATAAGTTGGGGTCAGGCTCAGAATGGTGAGCTGGGATATGGTCCAATGGGTCAGAAATCTTCTGCTATCCCAAAAAAAGTGGATATTCTTGAGGGTATGTATGTTATCAGTGTTGCATGTGGTTTGAGCCACTCAATGGTTGTAGTTGATAGAACAAATGTCGCCGACCAACTTTCTCAGCTCGATATTTATGATGGCAAGGCTTTCGAAGAAGGGACTGAAGAAGAGCCTGCGAACCAAACTCAGCCAGCTACgaaaaagaagaggaagaatgCAAAAGACGAGGAAGATAATGACGACGATGATTTGGCCGAAAATGGGCATAAAGGAAAACGGGGTGGGAAGGTTTCAGCAAACAAAAGCTCGAAAGCACCTGCAGCTCGGGGGAAAACTGGAAAAGGCAAAAGCGGAAGGTCGCGAAAGTCATAA
- the LOC115709575 gene encoding uncharacterized protein LOC115709575 isoform X1, with the protein MMNSVTVPRMMPTTLFHGRTTILCQRGAVSLMGISPLPLILLQNKLTPFVKGKLITQSLYRDKESSFQGRGYKSISKRVVFTIPKCSSNSNNNQNDSSNKAKTPFGYSRKDVLLIGVGVTALGIGLKSGLEFVGVDPLQAGNVVQLVLVLGLTIGWISTYIFRVSNKEMTYAQQLRDYESKVMEKRLQGLTEAELEALLEQVEEEKRLASGEQS; encoded by the exons atgatgaactCAGTCACTGTTCCAAGGATGATGCCCACTACCCTTTTCCATGGAAGAACCACCATATTATGTCAAAGGGGGGCAGTTTCTTTAATGGGTATTTCTCCTCTTCCACTCATACTCCTCCAAAACAAGCTCACACCTTTTGTTAAAG GAAAACTAATAACACAGAGCTTGTATAGAGACAAAGAATCATCTTTTCAGGGAAGAGGGTACAAAAGCATATCGAAAAGAGTAGTGTTTACCATTCCCAAATGTTCTTCAAACTCCAACAACAATCAAAATGACTCCTCTAATAAGGCAAAG ACACCTTTCGGATACTCTAGAAAAGATGTTCTATTGATTGGGGTTGGAGTAACTGCTCTTGGCATTGGCTTGAAAAGCGGTTTAGAG TTTGTTGGAGTTGATCCTTTACAGGCAGGAAATGTAGTTCAGTTGGTTCTGGTTTTAGGACTTACTATTGGATGGATTTCGACGTATATTTTTCGAGTTTCGAATAAGGAAATGACTTATGCTCAACAATTACGCGATTACGAAAGTAAAGTCATGGAG AAGCGATTACAGGGTCTGACTGAAGCAGAACTCGAGGCATTGCTCGAACAAGTTGAGGAAGAGAAACGCCTAGCTAGCGGTGAACAAAGTTAA
- the LOC115709575 gene encoding uncharacterized protein LOC115709575 isoform X2: MMNSVTVPRMMPTTLFHGRTTILCQRGAVSLMGKLITQSLYRDKESSFQGRGYKSISKRVVFTIPKCSSNSNNNQNDSSNKAKTPFGYSRKDVLLIGVGVTALGIGLKSGLEFVGVDPLQAGNVVQLVLVLGLTIGWISTYIFRVSNKEMTYAQQLRDYESKVMEKRLQGLTEAELEALLEQVEEEKRLASGEQS; encoded by the exons atgatgaactCAGTCACTGTTCCAAGGATGATGCCCACTACCCTTTTCCATGGAAGAACCACCATATTATGTCAAAGGGGGGCAGTTTCTTTAATGG GAAAACTAATAACACAGAGCTTGTATAGAGACAAAGAATCATCTTTTCAGGGAAGAGGGTACAAAAGCATATCGAAAAGAGTAGTGTTTACCATTCCCAAATGTTCTTCAAACTCCAACAACAATCAAAATGACTCCTCTAATAAGGCAAAG ACACCTTTCGGATACTCTAGAAAAGATGTTCTATTGATTGGGGTTGGAGTAACTGCTCTTGGCATTGGCTTGAAAAGCGGTTTAGAG TTTGTTGGAGTTGATCCTTTACAGGCAGGAAATGTAGTTCAGTTGGTTCTGGTTTTAGGACTTACTATTGGATGGATTTCGACGTATATTTTTCGAGTTTCGAATAAGGAAATGACTTATGCTCAACAATTACGCGATTACGAAAGTAAAGTCATGGAG AAGCGATTACAGGGTCTGACTGAAGCAGAACTCGAGGCATTGCTCGAACAAGTTGAGGAAGAGAAACGCCTAGCTAGCGGTGAACAAAGTTAA
- the LOC115709582 gene encoding uncharacterized protein LOC115709582 has protein sequence MGNASTSCAPSLLTNISNNNNNNNNNNNNNNNNNNNNNNNNTNGVVIKVLSLSNGRMEFYTKPIKVSELMNQNPGMFVCDSTTLELGQRIHGLNEHQILVLGKKPQRKQHHQQSQKLYLLLPMDLLYSVLTIEEINYFNSLLIGTNFIINNNTNNNNSNNNVINFGNIFPSLGEFCMFLPQNNVNNNNCGESIENDDNKRYQFNKQRSWRPALDTIVETTSSSSR, from the coding sequence atgggaAATGCTTCAACCTCATGTGCTCCCTCattactaacaaatattagtaacaacaacaacaacaacaacaacaacaacaacaacaacaacaacaacaacaacaacaacaacaacaacaacactaaTGGGGTAGTAATCAAAGTGTTATCTTTATCAAATGGAAGAATGGAGTTTTACACAAAACCCATTAAAGTATCTGAGCTAATGAATCAAAATCCAGGTATGTTTGTATGTGATTCAACCACACTTGAATTGGGTCAAAGAATTCATGGCCTAAATGAGCACCAAATATTAGTTCTTGGAAAAAAGCCCCAAAGAAAACAACATCATCAACAAAGCCAAAAACTCTATTTGCTTCTCCCAATGGACCTTCTTTACTCTGTTCTTACTATTGAAGAAATCAATTATTTCAATTCTTTGTTAATTGGTACTAATTTCATCATCAACAACAatactaacaataataatagtaataataatgttattaaTTTTGGTAACATTTTTCCTTCTCTTGGTGAGTTTTGTATGTTTCTTCCTCAAaataatgttaataataataattgtggtGAGTCTATTGAGAATGATGATAATAAGAGATATCAATTCAACAAGCAAAGATCATGGAGACCAGCTTTAGATACCATTGTTGAAACTACTTCATCATCTTCTagatga